GGGCTTGATTCAGCGGTTGAAAGCGACCGCGGGCGGCGTGTAGGGGCGGTCATCGCCAGTTCAGGCGGCGCTGGGCGGGGGATTTTTGCTTCTGATTGGCGGCGACCTGGCAGGCGAGCTTGAGGGCGTGTTTCATGGAGCCGGGATTGGCCTTGTTCTTGCCGACGATGTCGAAGGCGGTGCCGTGATCGACACTGGTGCGGATGAACGGCAGTCCGAGGGTGACGTTGACCGAGGAGTCGAAGGCCAGGAGCTTGATCGGGATCAGGCCCTGGTCGTGGTACATGGCGACGACGCCGTCGTAGCGGCCTTCGAGGGCCTTGACGAAGAGGGTGTCGGCGGGAAAGGGTCCTTCGGCTTCGATGCCGGCGTCGCGGGCCATGACGATAGCGGGCCGAATGATGCGTTCCTCTTCGTCGCCGAAGCGGCCGTCGTCGCTGGCGTGCGGATTGAGGCCGCAGACGCCGATTCGCGGTTTGGGGATGCCGAACCACTCGGTGAGGGCCTGGTGCATCAGGTCGATCGGCTGAAAGACGCGGCCGATGGTGAAGCAGTTGCGGACGTCCATCAGGGGCATATGGATGGTGGCCAGGGAGACGCGGAGTTTTTCGGCCACGAACATCATGGTCACTCGCTTGGCGCGGAACTGATCGGCGAAGAATTCGGTGTGGCCGGGGTATTTGACGCCGGCTTCGCGCCATGAGATTTTGCTGATCGGTCCGGTGACGACGGCGTCGACGAGGTTGCGGCGATAGGCTTCGCAGGCGTCGAGAAGGAACTGGTAGGATATCTGACCGCCCTGCTTGGTCGGGCCGTGTTCGTCGGCGCCGAGGATGTTGTATTCGTCGTAATCGGCGACCACGACGGGATGCTCGTAGTGCTGCAGGTGGTCGTGCTGATCGCGCCACCAGAAGGCATCGACCTCGGCCAGATCGCCCGCGTAGGTGATGGCCTCGTTGAGACCGAAGACGACGAACCGGCCGAGCGCGCGGATTTCGGGATCGGCGAGGGCCTTGACGATGACCTCGGCTCCAATGCCGGCCGGGTCGCCCATCGTGACCGCGATCACGGGCAGGTTGTTGCCGTTTGACGTATTCATCACCCCAATTGTAGCATCCGGGAGGGGATAATCAAAGGAAGTTGGATGCCCTCGGCGGCGGTCTTACAAGTGGGGATGATAGGCAATTACGCATTGCGATAGACGTGACGGCGGAACGGGAATTGCATGAAGGCGTTCTTCATTATTGGCTTTTCATCTGGCGCGGGGAGACGCCGAAATGGCGTTTGAAGGCGACGGAGAAGGCGAACTCATCGCCGTATCCGCATCGCCAGGCGACGGTGCGGATCTTGAGGCGTTCGCGGCGGAGGAGGCGTCCGGCGTGCTCCATTCGCAGGAAGGTCAGGTGGCGCATGGCGGAGC
The genomic region above belongs to Phycisphaerae bacterium and contains:
- the pdxA gene encoding 4-hydroxythreonine-4-phosphate dehydrogenase PdxA, which codes for MNTSNGNNLPVIAVTMGDPAGIGAEVIVKALADPEIRALGRFVVFGLNEAITYAGDLAEVDAFWWRDQHDHLQHYEHPVVVADYDEYNILGADEHGPTKQGGQISYQFLLDACEAYRRNLVDAVVTGPISKISWREAGVKYPGHTEFFADQFRAKRVTMMFVAEKLRVSLATIHMPLMDVRNCFTIGRVFQPIDLMHQALTEWFGIPKPRIGVCGLNPHASDDGRFGDEEERIIRPAIVMARDAGIEAEGPFPADTLFVKALEGRYDGVVAMYHDQGLIPIKLLAFDSSVNVTLGLPFIRTSVDHGTAFDIVGKNKANPGSMKHALKLACQVAANQKQKSPAQRRLNWR
- a CDS encoding helix-turn-helix transcriptional regulator encodes the protein FAAASADLAQPWTLGQLAERAGYSPTHLNRLCRAHFGRSAMRHLTFLRMEHAGRLLRRERLKIRTVAWRCGYGDEFAFSVAFKRHFGVSPRQMKSQ